The following proteins are co-located in the Alcaligenes faecalis genome:
- the glnA gene encoding type I glutamate--ammonia ligase, whose amino-acid sequence MSSPEDVLKIIAEREITFVDFRFTDTLGREHHLTTPAHAVDEDRFESGVAFDGSSLPGWKGIEASDMLLIPDAKTARMDPFREEPTLILTCDVVEPSDLKGYDRDPRSLAKRAEAYLRSSGLGDTAYFGPEPEFFVFDGITWNDDMSGSFVKIRSEEAPWSRGLELNGNNLGHRPGVKGGYVPVSPTDSFADLRSEMCLLLEQQGVPVEIHHHEVAAPGQLEIGTRFSTLVERADWNQILKYTVHNVAHVYGKTATFMPKPVVGDNGSGMHVHQSIWKDGQNLFAGNEYAGLSEFALFYIGGIIKHARALNAITNPSTNSYKRLVPHFEAPVKLAYSARNRSASIRIPYVSNPKARRVEARFPDPMANPYLAFSALMMAGLDGVQNKIHPGDAADKNLYDLPPEEDAKIPTVCVSLEQAIESLDKDREFLTRGGVFSNEMLDAYIELKQAEITRLRMVPHPVEFDLYYGL is encoded by the coding sequence ATGTCCTCCCCCGAAGATGTTCTGAAGATCATTGCCGAACGCGAAATCACGTTTGTCGATTTCCGCTTTACTGATACCCTGGGCCGCGAGCACCACTTGACCACCCCCGCACACGCGGTGGACGAGGATCGCTTTGAGTCGGGTGTCGCTTTTGACGGTTCTTCCTTGCCTGGCTGGAAAGGAATTGAAGCCTCGGACATGTTGCTCATCCCGGACGCCAAAACCGCCCGTATGGACCCGTTCCGTGAAGAGCCCACCCTGATTCTGACCTGCGATGTGGTCGAGCCTTCCGATTTGAAAGGTTACGACCGCGACCCACGTTCGTTGGCCAAACGTGCTGAAGCCTACCTGCGCTCCAGTGGTTTGGGCGATACCGCGTACTTTGGTCCCGAGCCAGAGTTCTTCGTGTTCGACGGTATTACCTGGAACGACGACATGTCAGGCAGCTTCGTGAAGATTCGTTCCGAAGAAGCCCCCTGGTCGCGCGGTCTGGAACTCAATGGCAACAACCTGGGGCACCGTCCTGGCGTCAAAGGCGGCTACGTTCCTGTGTCGCCCACAGATTCGTTTGCAGACCTGCGCTCCGAAATGTGTTTGCTGCTGGAACAACAGGGCGTTCCTGTTGAAATCCATCACCACGAAGTGGCAGCCCCCGGCCAGTTGGAAATCGGTACTCGCTTCTCGACCCTGGTCGAACGTGCAGACTGGAACCAGATCCTGAAATACACCGTCCACAACGTGGCGCATGTGTATGGCAAAACAGCCACTTTCATGCCCAAGCCTGTCGTCGGTGACAACGGCTCTGGCATGCACGTACACCAGTCCATCTGGAAAGACGGCCAGAACTTGTTTGCCGGTAACGAATACGCCGGTCTGTCCGAGTTCGCCTTGTTCTACATTGGCGGCATCATCAAGCACGCCCGTGCCCTGAACGCCATCACCAACCCCTCAACCAACTCCTACAAGCGTCTGGTTCCGCACTTTGAAGCTCCGGTCAAGCTGGCATACTCCGCCCGTAACCGTTCGGCCTCGATCCGCATTCCTTACGTCAGCAACCCCAAGGCACGTCGTGTGGAGGCCCGCTTCCCCGATCCAATGGCCAACCCTTACCTGGCTTTCTCGGCCTTGATGATGGCCGGCCTGGACGGTGTGCAAAACAAGATTCACCCCGGTGATGCCGCCGACAAGAACTTGTATGATCTGCCACCCGAAGAGGATGCAAAAATCCCAACCGTTTGTGTGTCACTGGAACAAGCGATCGAGTCCCTGGACAAAGATCGCGAATTCCTGACTCGTGGCGGTGTGTTCAGCAATGAAATGCTGGACGCCTACATCGAGCTGAAACAAGCCGAAATCACTCGTTTGCGCATGGTGCCGCATCCGGTTGAGTTCGACCTGTACTACGGCCTTTAA